The Macaca mulatta isolate MMU2019108-1 chromosome X, T2T-MMU8v2.0, whole genome shotgun sequence DNA window ATAAACTAATACTAATGAACTGAGTGGGGAAACACAGAGAGGCCTGTATGTCTAGATTATTCTTGGCTTCTTTGAGCAGCATTCTTCCTTCTGGGTGTGGGGCAGGGACCCCTCTGAAATGGGGGTCTTCTGACCTATAGTCAAACAAGGTACTGAGgcaatttctttatggccagttttcACACAGAAAGGTGGAGTGAaaattagagtaatatttttaggttttattgctggctttggggaaaataTGTTTTGGTTTCTGTGACACACCTTAGGGAAGAAGGATTCTAGTTTCTACGGCTAGCCTTGGGGGAGAATGAGACTGAGAGACAAGAGAGTAGGAGAAGATTAAAGAAAGACTTTTGCTCCTGAGGTCTTCATTTTGGGGTATTATTTTCCGAGCTCCAAAAGCGCAAAATTACAGTTGATCATTTTGTAAACAGCTTTTCCAGGACAAACTCATCCACATCAACTGCCTAAGGGAGTTTATGCCACTTTCCCCCAAGTTCCCTGCTGTGGCCCTACTGATCATAGGCATGACACTCAAAAAGTGTAAGTCTGACCTGATTCCACATGACGCCATATGAGAGAGTTGAAGAAAGACACTGATCTCTCCTGAGACTTTTGCTTCTCTGAGTTCAGTGTTCTTAATATACCGTCCATTTGCTTCACCAGATCCGTTCTCCACTCTTCTTCACTCTGCTTTGTGCTCCTAAAAATCTGACTCATATAAACCATGGACTGTATTAATAAGTGTCACGAACGTCCgggtgaagagaccaccaaacaggctttgtgtgaggaataaaactttttaatcacctgggtgcaggtgggctgagtccgaaaagagagatggggtggggccgttttacaggatttgggtaggtaatggacaattacagtcaaagggggttgttctctggaggcaggggcgggggtcacaaggtgctcagtgggggagctgcTGAGCCAggaaaggaatttcacaaggtaatgtcatcagttaaggtagGAAagggccattttcacttcttttgtgattcttcacttgcttcaggccatctggatggatacatgcaggtcacaggggatatgatggcttggcttgggctcagaggcctgacaatggGCTGTCTTGTTCTCTGGCCTCGGGTTAGTTTTAGTGAATGGTAGGTCCCTGCAGACGattggaggaggaggaaaatgaagTCAGAGTATTTCTTTATCTGGCTCCTTCCTTGCAGAATTTCTGTAATTTCtgaaatttctatttcatttcttgaCCTAGATGATCACTTTTTGTCTGACAGTTCTCTACACACAGCTCCCTAATTCTCCAGGTTCCAGTAATAgtctcctccttctccctgtcAAACTTAGGGTTAGTAGCAGTTGCCCTCCTGTTTCCAACTCCAAGTTATTTCTTCTGGTTTCCCTGTACTGTCCCATTCCTCTGTAATCACTAAGTGTTAGACATTTATTAAACCCTCCTCTAATTTTCCTATTCGAGTGTACGGTCTGTTTCCCATCAGAACAGTACCTGATACAGTTATTTTCATCATTTGCCCCACGACACCATTTCAGGTCTCAACATCACTCAGATTTCTTCCTTCCTCAGGTGACTATTTAAgttgtctctcttcctcttaaaGGTCCGCAACTGGAACTACTCCTTCAAGTGTAGTCTGATCAACACAGGACAGGAAGAGAAAGTCACCTCTTGTTTTAGTTACATTTCCATGGAAGTTACTCAAAGATACTTGTAGTTTCTGAACAGCCTTTTCACATGCTTGGTTCACAATCTATTCACTGTCAATTGAAAACCTCTAAGTTGCTTTTTTGATACTACTGTTAAACCAAATGTCTCTCGTTCTATTCACAAGATACTAGTTTTGGGATTCCAAGATCACAGCATGCCAATGTTCTCTAGTaaatttctcttgtctgattacaATCATAGTTCAAGTGGACCACAGTCTAGCCTGTTTAAACTCTTACTGCATTTAAATCTTGTTATTAGAAAAATCTTCTAATCTTTGTGTCATTTTCAGACTTAATACATACATTGTCAACATCTTTGTTCTAACCTGTTGTCATGAATCTGTCAAAGAGAGAGGGCTGAGAATATATGGATGACAAATTAAGtacataaaaagatatttaatataattagCCATCAGGAAAATGCCAATTAAGACCACAATCAGATATCAGGACACACCTTCCAGAAAAGCCAAGCTTTTTAAAAGTGACAAAACCAAATGCTAGTGTAGATGCGAAGAAACTGGATCATgtatgcattgctggtgggaatgtagatgaTACAGCCACATTAGAAAGGTTGGAATTTCCTGACACAACCAAATAGGGCAACTACCATACTATTCATAATCTGGGTAATTATTGCCGAGAAATGAAATGTTACATTCATACAAAATCCTGCATGTGAATGATtgtaacagctttatttgtaatagccaaaaactagaaacagccCAGATGCCCTTCAACAGGTAGAAAGATTAAGCAAACTATGGTACATTTATTCAATGGAATATCACACTCaggaatataaaagaataaactattgatatatgcaacaacatgaatgaatcctCAGAGACTTATGATGAGTGACAAaataaatgatatggtttggatgtttgtcccctccaaattttaTTTCgaaatgtaattcccagtgttggaggtgggtctgGTGGTAGATGATTAGATTCTGGGGGTGAATCTCTTAtaaatggcttagcaccatcccctttgtgatgagtgagttcttgctctgagttcacatgtgatctggtttttaaaagtgtgtagcacctcctccctctcttggttttgctctcaccatgtgatgtgtcTGCTTTCCCTTTACCTGTgataattgtaagcttcctgagaccataaccagaagcagatgctggcaacaattcctgtacagcctacagaattgtgggccaattaaacctcttttctttatacgtTACTCaacttcaggtatttctttatagcaaggcaagaacagactaacacaccaATTCCATAAGGTTACATACTGAAAGATTCACATAACActctgaaaatgacaaaattatatagTGGAGAATAGTCATGACTAGGGGTTATTAACTTGAGAGGAAGGTTGGTGGTGGCTATTAAAGGACAACATGAGAGATCTTTCGTGTTGATGAAACTCTTCTGTATTCTTATTATGGGCGTTGTTCCTTGAATCTAGGCATATGATAAAACTGAATATAACTaagcacacacacagatgagcacatgtaaaactggtgaaatctgaatagaTGGTGTGTATTAATGTCAGGTTTCTGGTTGTAATGTTGTACATTTGCAACGTCTTATCATGGGAGGAAACTGAGTAAAAGATACACTGGTATCTCTTCATATTACTTCCTACAGTGGCATGCTAACAGATATATTAAAAGGcattcaacatcattaatcataagagaaatgccTATTAAAACCACTATATCACTTCATGCTTGTtaagatggctattatcaaaacgacaataaataacaaatgttgatgagggtgtggagaaaaaagaaccctagtacactgttggtggaaatgtagatTGGTATAACCATAATGTAAAACAATATGGAGGtatctaaaaaaattaacaagtaaCTACCATATGGCCCAGTAATCCTTctttcgggtatatacccaaatgagaTGAAATCACAGCCTCATATAGATATATGCACTCTCacgttcattgtagcattattcccaatagccaagatatggaaacaacttaaatgcccatcaatggataattggattttaaaatttggtctctctctctgtgagtgtgtgtgtgtgtgtgtgtgtgtgtgtgtagttatatatagttatacagaactaaatattattcagccttaaaataaAGAGGCCTTggcatttgccacaacatggatgaacctggaggacatcacCGTAAGTTAAATAAtccagacagaaagaaaaagatttgatGATTTCATATGTGCACCATATAAATAAGGGGCTCAAGTAGACAGAGGCAGAGAATGAAACATTGGGGGTAGGGGAAGAAATGGGAAGAAGtaggtcaaaggacacaaaatagCAGGTATGTAGGATGAACAAAGatggagatctaatgtacaggGAGACTAAACCTGATGAAATTGTCATGAATTTTTGTtaaatgagtagattttagctgcCATTGTCGCACACTTAAAAACTAAGAAGAGAGGTATGCTAATCTGCTTCACCatagtaaccattttactttATGTATCCCATAATATCATGTGGTAAACCTCAagtatacacaataaaatttctttaaaatagaaataaaaaatccaTCACACTTCTATATGCTAACATTGAATATGTGGAAATCAAAATTAAGCACATGATAGTATTTACAgtcatttgaaagaaaatgtaacactaagatataaattaaacaaaacatgGACCAGAAGGTGggtacaaatattaaaaatcaaaatatctttctaaaatttacaaaatacaaaaatgtaccTGATATATTCATTTACAAGGGAAGAACAGATTATATATAAATAGAGGCATCTTAAAAACAGGCCTGAGTGAAACATTAAATACTGACAATGGCTacataaattgaaaacaaatgtccataaacaataaaaaaaacatgtattgacAGTCATACAGAGAAAAGGATACACACCAAATGCATTACAATGATTGCCAAtatagacaagagaaataaaactgggtcatggaaataaaggagagtgaatgagtaaataaacagGAGAGGGTCTTGGCAATTAACTCAAAGAATGTAACTCAGCCCTCTAAACTTGATGCCAAAACCACTCTATTGTATTCCCTTCaatcaaaacaatatttttttcaagGGAAGAATTCTTAATCATTGACATTCTGTAGAAATGCCGGTGTATGGAAGtggcaataaaaataacaacttttATTTGTATCATTGTATTCAAATTCCCTGTAGACTATGCTTTCCTTTATTGCCTGCAGTAGACAATGGCCACTCCCAGTGTCCCACACTTGGTAGGCTACTGCTCCACCTAAAGTTTCTTAACAAGGAAATGCCCTAGTATTGGGACCATGGCCTCCAAGCACCATTATTTTAGTGTATGTGACATGATGTCTTACTTTATGTAGGGTGAGGTTTTTGATCCATTTGAGGGGCTTCAGTTGCTCACAGCATTGGGTGAGTTATAACCCATGCCACTATGACGTATGTGGCCTGGAGGTGGTGATTTTGATGTCGTCATTTTGGAAAGAGTGTCACTGTCACCTATATAcaatacagattattttattttattttatttttgttattttggaaAGAGAGccttgctctatcccccaggctggagtgcagtggcatgatctcagctcactgcaacttacgcctcctgggttcaagcgattctcctgcctcagtctctaagcagctaggattacaggtgcctgataccatgcctggctaatttttgtatattttttagtagagacgggttcaccatgttggccaggctggtctcaaactcctgacctcaggtgactgccagtctcggcctcccaaagtgctggaattataggcatgaaccaccatgcccggccaatataGATCTTTTTATATGCTCTTCTATACAATCACATGCACCAAGAAACACCAagtccttttcttcctctcttgtgagacaaaattttaagaagaaaatttgtCTGAGGAGTCAGTCCTCCCCCAGTCCTTATTTACAATGTCTGGCTGTCAACCTGTGGGTCTGTCTGCCAACCCTACAGGACCTCATATCCCTCCCTACTCAAATGCCtacttcttcccttcccttccccccaaCCACCAGAAAACAGACAGAGATATACACAGTCATCAACTCCTCAAACCTGATTTTATTGTAATCATCTCCATCAGTAGTGATGATTTGTCCAATTTGGTTTCTCTATGTGTGACTAATCCTCCCCACTATCCTGTGAAGATCCTTCAAATAAGCCTAGGTCTTCATCCTCCTGTGTGGATCCTTCAGATGAGTCTAGGTCTTTGTCCTCTTTTGAAGGTCCTTCAGATGAGTCTAAGTCTTCATCCTCCTTTGAAGATCCTTCAGATAAGTCTACGCCTTCGTCCTCCTCCTTTTGGATTGGATCAATGGAGTTCTCTTGGGACTGGTCATTCTCCAGTtggtttgaatttattttcttaccctTCTTGTGGTAATACACAAATATTATTGGATATTCTggtgtatttgtctttttcaaaCTCTGTTCAGGGGCTAAGACTTTGTTTGGTGCCTCCTGCATCTGGTGAGAAAACAGGGAGAGGCCAGAAAGACATTATTTTGGGTGAATAGGATAGAGACTGGATAGCAAGGGGGACTTTATGAGAAGGAATGCAGTTTGAGGAAGGGGTTTGTGCCAGAGAAGAACAAGGTGGAGTCATAGGGTAGAGATCtatggggaagaagaagaagaggagcaTGGGTAGGATCATCTGTTAGTCCAAACTGCACCATTTTGTAAGATCCCTGCTATTTTGCAGACCTTGCTCAAAATGAAACATTCCATGGGGGTTCGGGCCAGGAGAAACCACCTGACCACAAGGAGGACAAAGGCTCAACTAAAGAAACATCCCTATCTTAAGTCCTGTTCCCCTTATTCTCTCGTATACTCTAGCCCTGGGCTAACCTCCAGATATTGATCAAACTCTgcatcttatttttccttccttcccctttccaggCAGCTGCAAAGGAACACCACAATGGTATTCCACTGGAAAAAGGGCCAAACCACCTGATGATAAGAACATCTTATCAATATCCTCCTGCGCAGCAAGCCATACTGCCCAGCTCCCTCCTACCCATACCTGTAAGTACCCCAGACTGTAAGCAGTGGTGGGCTCTGGCATGAAGCTGGTCCCCCACTTCCACAGATGTCTGCAATATTCCtgtgttgttgtttgagatgtcccctctctgtgtgtctttcttGCACCCTCATCTTCCCTTCAAAACCTAACATTTTGGTGCCAAAACCCAGAATGGTGATTGGGTTCTGATGGGTAAGTTTTCTCTTGCAACCTGGAAAGCAGAAAGCAGCAAACAGCAAGAAGCACAAACTAGACTGGGGCCTGTTTCCAGATCCTGAGTGGACTCCCTGTTCTGAGTCCTGTTCCCCCTATTCTCTCATATTCTCCAGTGCTGGGCTAACCTCCAGATATTGATCAAACTCTccatcttatttttccttccttcccctttccaggCAGCTGTAACAAGTATCACCCCCATTGCTGGACATCACATCCAACACTGGGCTTCAATTAGTGAATGAGTCTCCCTCTTCCTCCATTGTGGATTCCTCTCTATTTCTGCCAGTTCTCCAAAAAAATTCCAGTGCTGGGTGAGAGTTCTCCCCAGTCACCAGGTGACCGCAGCCTCCCTTCTCAGGGGACAGCCTCAGAACGCTTGCCACTCTGGCTAGTCTGGCCTCTGGGGAGCATGAATAGCTACAGGGCTACCCTGACTCTCCAGGTCCCTTCTCCCAGGCAGAATCGAGTACTCACTTTCCTCTGGGGTATTCACTCCCATCCAGAGTATACACTCCCCTCTTCCAAAAAACAGAACATTCAACTTCCAAATTCAACATAATCTAAAAAACTTTCTCCAACACAATGGTAAATGATCTGAAGTGCTTTGCTTCAtgcctcactctctctctctttctgccaaTTTTGTTCACCATTTCAAATCTTCCTTCACAAGGAGAAACCCCCCAAAATGCCTCCTCCTACGGACAAGGCTTCCTCCTCTGAATTTCAACCTGGACAACACACCCATTTTTCAGTCTCCTGCCCACCACCATTCCCTCCACCTTCTCCTTCGGATCCGGCTCCTTCACCCCCTTACTGTCGCCCTCCATCCCCCCTTCCTTCTCCACCTCAAACCAGGTCTCACGCCCAACCCCCTATCTCCAGAAACCAAGCACATGCCCAAAGGCCTTCCAAAGTCCTTCCCTTGCAGGAGGTCGCGAGGGCTGAAAGCATAATCTGAATTCAAGTTCCCTAGCTGACTTCTCCCATATTAAAAAGAGACTTGGCTCCTTTTCAATGGATCCTACCTCCTTCCGCAAGGAATTTCTGTGCTTCTCTAAATCTTACGACCTTACCTGGCATGACATATATGTCATCTTCTCCTCTACCCTCACCCTGGAGGACAGAGAACACATCTTTATGAGTCCTCTGTATTGGAACTAAAAGATGACTGTTTCACTATTCCCTTAAATCCGGCTTACTAAAGTCTTTTTGCTTTAACTTGGTCAAATCCTAATACAAGTCCTGTACTCTTACAGGACTTACACATGGACTTACACATAGATTGTACTCTTAGAGGGGTTCCGGGATAGGCCCCACCTGTTCAGACGGGCCCTCATCAAGGACCTAGCTGAACTTCCCCTTGCTCCTAGTACCCTCCTCCAATATGTCAAGGACCTCCTTCTCTGTAGCCCGTTCCTGAACCTGTCCATTCAACACACCACTCAGGTTTTAAACTTCCTTCATAATCGAGTATATTGGGCCTAACCCACAAAATCTCAGGTAGCCCAAACCAAAGTTACTTACCTTGGATTTGTCCTAACCCCTAATTCTTGAGCCATCCCAACACAATGAAAGGAGCTAATTTGTGACAGGCCCCTTCCCCACACACAGAAAAGGACCTCCCCTCCTTCTTGGGCCTTGTGGGATACTTCTGGCTGTGAACTCCCAACTTTGACTTGCTGGCCAAGCCACTATATGTGGCCTCACATGGGCCCATCCTAAAACCCCTAAACCCAGCTTGCCCCAACAAATCCCACTTAAAAGCTAAAAAATGCCCTTTTCATTGCCCTGGCACTGGGACTGCCCAATCCCAAGCCCTGTACTTTGTATGTATATTCCGACCAAGGCCTTGCTCTTGGACTGCTCTGCCAAACATATGGCGACGCCCCACGAGCCACTGCACATCTCTCAAAACAACTGGACTCTGTCATCCAAGGCTGGTCACTCTGACTAAAAATCTCGGGTGTGGCCACATCGCTGGCCTTAGAGGCACGGAAACTCCCTCTCTACCAACACATTACTATTGCATCTTCCTATTACCTACAGGACCTCATAAACCATCAATTTCTTCTATCCCTCCCACCATCCCACTTTCAGCAGGTACATGCCTTATTCATAGGTAACCCTCTAATCACCTTCCAGAGATATAAAACTCTCAACTCAGCCACCATCCTTTCTGTAAACACTTCCGACTCtaagctctctctctcctgtctggACCTCTTAGACTCCCTCTCCTCCCACTTCGAACACATTTCAGATGCCCATTTGCAGGGAACACATACCTGGTTAATTAATGGAAGCTCTTTTAGGCAGCCATGTCCAGCAGCTGGCTATGCCATCATTGCtgaaaataaattcctagaatcCAATGCTCTCCCACCCCATGCTACCTCTCAACAGGCAAAGCTAGTTGCCCTAACCAGGACCCTCACCCTAGCAAAGGCAAAGAGGGTCAACATTTACACCAATTCCAAATATGCATACCATGTCCTACACTCTCATGCCTTAATCTGGCAGGAACAGGGTTTTCTAACTACAAAAGGAACCCCCACAAGAAATGGCAAACTTATACATAAGCTGCTGGGGGTGGATAAACTACCACTGATGGCCACCATTATCCATTGCAAGGGGCGCCAAAAGTCTAAAGATGCATActcaaaaaaaaactttcaacaaattcAGCAGCCTGGCAGGCAGCCCTTACAACCCCATCGTTATTGCTCATTTTTCCCAGCATACACCCCGTATATACCCAGGAGGAACAAACTCCACTTGCCCGGGCTGGCGCCATTCAGGAAAAAATGGTTCTACCTCAATGATAAAAGTGTCTCGCCCAAGTTGAAAAAaccttctgttcttttatatgtGCACAACCATTTCCATGCCGGTTACTGCCCCTACTCCagcttttaaaaacttatataCATTCTTCCACCATAGCTGCCCATCTCAAACATATTACTAAGGCATGTTGCCTTTGCACTCAAACTTCCCCTCAGGAAGCTATCAAACCACCTCCTTTTCAACCACAAAGCCTGAGGACACTTACCAGGGCAAGACTAGCAAATCAACATTACTCACATGCCCCCCATACATTTCTCTACATTCTGACAATGGTAGATACATTCTCTGGATGGATAAAAGCTTTTCCTACCACCACTGAAAAGACGCACACCATCGCTTCTATTCTCTTCACCCATATTATCCACCGGTTTAAACTCCCCTTTTGCATCCAATCAAACAATGGGCCAATTTGTTTCACAGTTTAACCAACAGCTGGTAAAGGCTCTAAACATTAAATGGGCTTTGCATATTCCTTACCACCCAGAATcttcagg harbors:
- the LOC700794 gene encoding sperm protein associated with the nucleus on the X chromosome N1, translated to MEQPTSSTNGEKMKSPCESNNKNDEMQEAPNKVLAPEQSLKKTNTPEYPIIFVYYHKKGKKINSNQLENDQSQENSIDPIQKEEDEGVDLSEGSSKEDEDLDSSEGPSKEDKDLDSSEGSTQEDEDLGLFEGSSQDSGED